The Methanobacterium lacus genome includes a region encoding these proteins:
- a CDS encoding thiamine-phosphate synthase family protein, which translates to MDHIEEIEKVKEGASILEKSSEFAIIIPEVHSNLVMALENAEKIEEVVGIPGRITNLNGMPKTVSSPDFLKTSHMARLALSMMKHDPSLRSAINIKYDPLILEICEKLGLKISSYDRTYEPEVVRKVEGGTIPWGVEEAIKKIDDIPDVIYHEGAWGKEPMICIVGTDAVELAEMAVCIARLYKVEKNSKVKVKPTIPSESNSVLFASSRKKWKDSKPIDGCIFCSIVDGNPEVKEKVLYNDGKNMVLMNLYPYNRGHLEVLPVKHYTDLNELSTEEIKDLFIIVQRTISLIRDVIKPDGINVGINLGEAAGASVDHLHIHIVPRFKYESGFMETTANTRVIEEDIDVMYSKFIEKLDILHFEESL; encoded by the coding sequence ATGGATCATATTGAAGAGATAGAAAAGGTTAAAGAAGGAGCATCCATCCTGGAGAAATCTTCAGAGTTTGCCATTATCATTCCAGAAGTTCACAGTAATCTTGTTATGGCATTGGAAAATGCTGAAAAAATTGAAGAAGTTGTTGGAATTCCAGGGAGAATTACCAACTTAAATGGGATGCCAAAAACAGTGAGCAGCCCTGATTTTTTAAAAACATCACACATGGCCAGGCTAGCACTTAGCATGATGAAACACGACCCATCCCTTAGAAGTGCCATTAACATCAAATACGATCCCTTGATTCTTGAAATCTGCGAAAAATTGGGACTCAAAATTTCTTCCTACGACAGAACCTACGAACCAGAAGTGGTGCGTAAAGTTGAAGGTGGCACCATACCATGGGGTGTTGAAGAAGCAATCAAAAAAATTGATGATATTCCAGATGTTATTTACCACGAAGGTGCCTGGGGAAAGGAACCCATGATATGCATCGTTGGTACCGATGCTGTTGAGCTTGCTGAAATGGCGGTTTGCATAGCAAGACTTTACAAGGTAGAAAAAAACAGTAAAGTTAAGGTTAAACCAACCATACCATCTGAATCTAACAGCGTACTATTTGCTTCTTCAAGGAAGAAATGGAAGGATTCAAAACCCATTGATGGTTGCATATTTTGTTCAATAGTTGATGGTAATCCCGAAGTAAAAGAAAAGGTCTTATACAATGATGGTAAAAATATGGTACTAATGAATTTGTACCCTTACAACAGGGGTCATCTTGAAGTATTGCCAGTTAAACATTACACAGACCTTAATGAGTTGAGTACTGAAGAGATAAAAGACTTATTCATCATTGTTCAACGAACAATTTCACTAATTAGAGATGTTATTAAACCCGACGGAATAAATGTGGGGATCAACCTAGGTGAAGCAGCTGGAGCAAGTGTTGACCATCTCCATATTCATATTGTACCCAGATTCAAATACGAATCAGGGTTCATGGAAACAACTGCTAATACCCGAGTTATTGAAGAGGATATTGATGTTATGTATTCTAAATTCATTGAAAAACTGGACATTTTGCATTTTGAGGAATCATTATGA
- a CDS encoding SIS domain-containing protein: MKYDMYNEVQEQPKSLAETLKEEKDHMVEIAQKLKDTDKIYLVGCGSSLSTCYSARDALGFLSDRTIEVHTGYEFVHHKNLQKTNSALITTSQSGETADTLAALRRAKDEGIYTISITNEPESSMMKEADDAVLTRCGRETAILGTKTYMTQLLCLYQILFSMDGSEESGKILEDLDKIPSIAQKLVETTEEPNRELAKQYMDDDIFYCMGSGPNFGLAYKIAMTMLMEGALKHACPLYSGEFRHGLIERAEKDVPIIFLDAGFPGDELTNKSIDFSNKIGAKTITFNMGDFSDIHPLLSPFILVIPVEWFIYYLSHYSGEDPGSTRHIGKVRYD; the protein is encoded by the coding sequence ATGAAGTATGATATGTACAACGAAGTTCAGGAACAGCCAAAGTCATTGGCAGAAACTTTGAAAGAAGAAAAGGATCATATGGTGGAGATTGCACAGAAATTGAAGGATACCGACAAAATATATCTCGTTGGATGTGGAAGTTCTCTTTCCACTTGCTACTCAGCCCGTGATGCACTAGGATTTTTATCAGACAGAACTATTGAAGTACACACAGGCTATGAATTTGTACATCATAAAAATCTTCAAAAAACAAATTCTGCACTAATAACCACTTCACAGTCAGGAGAAACTGCAGATACCCTTGCAGCACTTCGAAGAGCCAAAGATGAAGGTATTTATACTATTTCAATCACTAACGAGCCTGAAAGTAGTATGATGAAGGAAGCTGATGATGCTGTTCTCACAAGATGCGGTAGAGAAACTGCCATACTCGGAACAAAAACTTACATGACCCAACTTCTTTGTTTGTATCAAATACTGTTCTCGATGGACGGATCCGAAGAATCTGGTAAGATCCTGGAAGACTTGGATAAGATACCGTCAATTGCCCAGAAACTGGTGGAAACCACAGAAGAACCCAACAGGGAACTGGCCAAACAGTACATGGATGATGATATATTCTACTGTATGGGCAGTGGTCCAAACTTTGGTTTGGCCTACAAGATCGCCATGACCATGCTCATGGAAGGTGCCTTGAAACATGCCTGTCCACTTTACTCTGGAGAGTTCAGACACGGTTTAATTGAAAGGGCAGAAAAGGATGTTCCAATAATATTTTTGGACGCAGGATTTCCTGGTGATGAATTAACCAACAAATCCATAGACTTTTCGAATAAAATAGGTGCTAAAACCATTACATTTAATATGGGAGATTTCTCAGACATCCATCCATTACTTTCCCCGTTCATACTCGTGATCCCTGTAGAATGGTTCATATACTACTTATCCCATTACAGTGGGGAAGATCCTGGAAGTACCAGGCACATAGGTAAAGTAAGATACGATTGA